TGAACTGCCGCCCGGCGCCCCGGCGCCCCGGCCGCCTCGGCGGGCTGGTGGGCGCTGCGCTTCACGCCCCGGGTGGCGCTGCTCGACGAAGCCCTGCTGCTGGAGGTGGCCAGCACCGAGCGCCTCTGGGGCGGCCGGGCCCGGCTGCTTTCGCTGATCCGGCAGCACCGGCCGGGGTTCTGCGGGCATGCCGAACCGGCAGAGACCGCTGCAGCGCAGAAGGCGCCAGCGCCCGAGCGGCCCGGACCAGGGCCAGGCGCAGAAAAAGACAGGGACAAGGACGCCGGTCGCCTGCCGCAGCCACCCGGCGGCGACCCGGCACTGGCCCAAGGCGCCACGGCCTTCGAAGCCCTGGCCCTGCTGCGGCTGGCCCAGGCCGACCCTCCGCATCGCCCGCCGCGCCGATTGCCGCACGACCTGCCCCTGCGCACCCTGGCGGCCCTGCGCCCGCACGCCGCCAGCCTGGAGCGCATGGGCTGCCGCACGCTGGGCGCGCTGCGGGCCTTGCCGCGGGCGGGCGTGGCGCGCCGGTTCGGGGCCGATGTGCTGAGGGCGCTGGACCAGGCCTTTGGCGACGTGCCCCATCCCTTGCCCTGGATCGAACTGCCCGAGCGCTTTTCGCTGTCGGCCGAGCTGCCCGCGCTGGCCGAATCGGCCGGCACCTTGCTGTGGTCCGCCAACCGGCTGCTCGGGGTGCTGCACGGCTGGCTGCAGGCGCGCCAGCAGGGCGTGCTGGCGCTGGAGCTGGCCTGGCGCCACGACCTGCGCCGCATCGACGGTGTGGACCTGCCGGCCCAGCAAAGCCTGACGGTGCGCACGGCCGAGCCCACGCAGGACCTGGCCCATCTGCGCCGCCTGCTCGCCGAGCACCTGGGCCGCCAGCGCCTGGCCGCGCCGGTGAACCAGATCACCCTGAGCGGCACCGAAACCCGGCCCTGGGCCGAGGCCAGTGCCAGCCTCCTGCCGCCCAGCCCCGAAGACGCACGGCGCGCGCAGGGCGAGCCCTGGCACCAATGGGTGGAGCGGGTCTCGGCCCGGCTCGGGGCGCAGCAGGTGGAGGTGGCCGTGCTGCAGGCGGACCACCGGCCGGAATGCATGCTGCGCTGGGAGCCGGCCGCGGGCCAGTCCGCACCGGTTCAGGGTCCTGCCACCGTGCGCTCCCCCCGGGCGCGCTCTGGAGGGGGGGCTACGACCACAGCGGGGGCGGGCAGGGCGGACGATGGCCGTGCCACGGGGTCGGCCCGCCACGACGGCGGCGCAGGGAGTGCTGGCAGCGTCAGCACTGCCAGCCACCGCGATCCCCGGCCCGCCGCCGTAGCCGCCGATGCCGCGCTGTGGCCCGGCTGGCTGCTGCGCCCGCCCCAGCGCCTGGCCCTGCAGGGCAGCCGCCCGCTGTGGCATGGCCCGCTGCGCCTGCTGGCCGGTCCCCACCGCTTCGATGGCGGTTGGTGGGACGCCTCGCAGCACCTGGAGC
This region of Acidovorax sp. GBBC 1281 genomic DNA includes:
- a CDS encoding DNA polymerase Y family protein encodes the protein MALLDEALLLEVASTERLWGGRARLLSLIRQHRPGFCGHAEPAETAAAQKAPAPERPGPGPGAEKDRDKDAGRLPQPPGGDPALAQGATAFEALALLRLAQADPPHRPPRRLPHDLPLRTLAALRPHAASLERMGCRTLGALRALPRAGVARRFGADVLRALDQAFGDVPHPLPWIELPERFSLSAELPALAESAGTLLWSANRLLGVLHGWLQARQQGVLALELAWRHDLRRIDGVDLPAQQSLTVRTAEPTQDLAHLRRLLAEHLGRQRLAAPVNQITLSGTETRPWAEASASLLPPSPEDARRAQGEPWHQWVERVSARLGAQQVEVAVLQADHRPECMLRWEPAAGQSAPVQGPATVRSPRARSGGGATTTAGAGRADDGRATGSARHDGGAGSAGSVSTASHRDPRPAAVAADAALWPGWLLRPPQRLALQGSRPLWHGPLRLLAGPHRFDGGWWDASQHLERRDYFVAHNDTVGTVWIFRQWAGTREAGRHEWFLHGVFG